The following are from one region of the Mus caroli chromosome 13, CAROLI_EIJ_v1.1, whole genome shotgun sequence genome:
- the Slc12a7 gene encoding solute carrier family 12 member 7 isoform X4, which yields MPTNFTVVPVEARADGAGDEAAERTEEPESPESVDPTSPTPGDGNPRENSPFINNVEVERESYFEGKNMALFEEEMDSNPMVSSLLNKLANYTNLSQGVVEHEEDEDSRRREVKAPRMGTFIGVYLPCLQNILGVILFLRLTWIVGAAGVMESFLIVAMCCTCTMLTAISMSAIATNGVVPAGGSYYMISRSLGPEFGGAVGLCFYLGTTFAGAMYILGTIEIFLTYISPSAAIFQAETADGEAAALLNNMRVYGSCALALMAVVVFVGVKYVNKLALVFLACVVLSILAIYAGVIKTAFAPPDIPVCLLGNRTLANRNFDTCAKMQVVSNGTVTTALWRLFCNGSSSGATCDEYFAQNNVTEIQGIPGVASGVFLDNLWSTYSDKGAFVEKKGVSSVPVSEESRPGGLPYVLTDIMTYFTMLVGIYFPSVTGIMAGSNRSGDLKDAQKSIPTGTILAIVTTSFIYLSCIVLFGACIEGVVLRDKFGEALQGNLVIGMLAWPSPWVIVIGSFFSTCGAGLQSLTGAPRLLQAIARDGIIPFLQVFGHGKANGEPTWALLLTALICETGILIASLDSVAPILSMFFLMCYMFVNLACAVQTLLRTPNWRPRFKFYHWTLSFLGMSLCLALMFICSWYYALFAMLIAGCIYKYIEYRGAEKEWGDGIRGLSLNAARYALLRVEHGPPHTKNWRPQVLVMLNLDSEQCVKHPRLLSFTSQLKAGKGLTIVGSVLEGTYLDKHVEAQRAEENIRSLMSAEKTKGFCQLVVSSNLRDGASHLIQSAGLGGMKHNTVLMAWPEAWKEADNPFSWKNFVDTVRDTTAAHQALLVAKNIDLFPQNQERFSDGNIDVWWIVHDGGMLMLLPFLLRQHKVWRKCRMRIFTVAQVDDNSIQMKKDLQMFLYHLRISAEVEVVEMVENDISAFTYEKTLMMEQRSQMLKQMQLSKNEREREAQLIHDRNTASHTTATARTQAPPTPDKVQMTWTKEKLIAEKHRNKDTGTSGFKDLFSLKPDQSNVRRMHTAVKLNGVVLNKSQDAQLVLLNMPGPPKSRQGDENYMEFLEVLTEGLNRVLLVRGGGREVITIYS from the exons GTGATGGAAACCCCAGGGAAAACAGCCCTTTCATCAATAATGtggaggtggaaagagagagctaCTTCGAGGGGAAGAACATGGCACTTTTTGAG GAAGAGATGGACAGCAACCCCATGGTGTCATCACTGCTGAACAAGCTGGCCAACTATACCAACCTGAGCCAGGGTGTGGTAGAGCATGAAGAAGATGAGGACAGCCGGAGGAGAGAGGTCAAG GCCCCACGCATGGGCACCTTCATCGGAGTCTACCTGCCGTGCCTGCAGAACATCTTGGGTGTTATCCTTTTCCTGCGTCTGACCTGGATTGTGGGGGCAGCTGGTGTTATGGAGTCCTTCCTCATTGTGGCCATGTGCTGCACCTGT ACAATGCTGACAGCCATCTCCATGAGCGCCATCGCTACCAACGGCGTGGTCCCAG CGGGAGGCTCGTACTACATGATCTCCCGTTCGCTGGGGCCTGAGTTTGGAGGTGCTGTTGGCCTCTGCTTCTACTTGGGCACGACATTTGCAGGCGCCATGTACATCCTGGGTACCATCGAGATCTTCCTG ACCTACATCTCTCCAAGTGCGGCCATCTTCCAGGCAGAGACGGCGGATGGTGAGGCGGCCGCACTGTTGAACAACATGCGCGTGTATGGCAGCTGTGCGCTGGCACTCATGGCGGTGGTGGTCTTTGTTGGTGTCAAATATGTCAACAAGCTGGCACTGGTCTTCTTAGCCTGTGTTGTGCTTTCTATCCTGGCCATCTATGCTGGTGTCATCAAGACAGCCTTTGCCCCACCTGACATCCC GGTCTGCCTTCTAGGGAACCGCACGCTGGCAAACCGCAACTTTGATACCTGTGCCAAGATGCAGGTTGTCAGCAACGGTACAGTAACCACTGCACTCTGGCGCCTCTTCTGCAATGGCTCCAGCTCGGGTGCCACCTGTGATGAGTACTTTGCACAGAACAACGTTACTGAGATACAGGGCATCCCTGGTGTGGCCAGTGGTGTCTTCCTGG ATAACCTGTGGAGCACATATTCAGACAAGGGGGCATTTGTGGAAAAGAAAGGCGTGTCCTCAGTGCCTGTGTCCGAGGAGAGCCGGCCTGGTGGATTGCCATACGTCCTCACAGACATCATGACCTACTTCACCATGCTAGTTGGCATCTACTTCCCGTCTGTAACTG GGATCATGGCAGGATCCAACCGCTCCGGAGACCTCAAAGACGCCCAGAAGTCCATTCCAACGGGGACCATTCTGGCCATCGTGACTACATCTTTCATTT ATCTTTCCTGCATAGTGCTGTTTGGGGCCTGCATTGAAGGTGTAGTCCTGCGAGATAA GTTTGGGGAAGCCTTGCAAGGGAACCTGGTCATTGGCATGCTGGCCTGGCCATCTCCCTGGGTCATCGTGATTGGCTCCTTCTTCTCCACCTGTGGTGCTGGCCTGCAGAGCCTGACTGGGGCACCCCGCCTACTGCAGGCCATCGCGCGTGATGGTATCATCCCCTTCCTACAG GTGTTTGGCCATGGAAAGGCCAATGGGGAGCCCACATGGGCCCTGCTGCTCACGGCTCTCATCTGTGAGACCGGTATCCTCATCGCCTCCCTGGACAGTGTGGCCCCCATCCTGTCCAT GTTCTTCCTCATGTGCTACATGTTCGTCAATCTGGCCTGTGCCGTACAGACCCTGCTGCGCACACCCAACTGGCGTCCACGCTTCAAGTTCTACCACTG GACCCTCTCCTTCCTTGGGATGAGTCTCTGCCTCGCGCTGATGTTCATCTGCTCCTGGTACTACGCCCTCTTCGCCATGCTCATTGCTGGCTGCATCTACAAGTACATCGAGTACCGCGG GGCTGAGAAGGAGTGGGGGGATGGCATCAGGGGCCTGTCACTGAATGCTGCCCGCTATGCCCTGCTGCGTGTGGAACATGGGCCCCCACATACCAAGAACTGGAG GCCCCAGGTGTTGGTGATGTTGAACCTGGACTCTGAGCAGTGTGTAAAGCACCCCCGCCTGCTGTCCTTCACCTCTCAGCTGAAGGCTGGCAAGGGCCTGACCATCGTGGGATCTGTGCTAGAGGGCACCTACTTAGACAAGCATGTGGAGGCCCAGAGGGCTGAAGAG AATATCCGGTCTCTGATGAGCGCAGAGAAGACGAAGGGCTTCTGCCAACTGGTGGTGTCCTCCAACCTGCGAGATGGTGCGTCCCACCTGATCCAGTCGGCTGGCCTCGGTGGCATGAAACACAACACTGTCCTCATGGCCTGGCCAGAGGCTTGGAAGGAGGCAGATAATCCTTTCTCCTGGAAGAACtttgtgg ACACAGTCCGTGACACTACAGCAGCACATCAGGCCTTGTTGGTGGCCAAGAACATTGACTTATTCCCACAGAACCAAGAGCGCTTCAGTGACGGGAACATTGACGTGTGGTGGATCGTGCATGACGGGGGCATGCTCATGCTTCTGCCCTTTCTGCTGCGCCAGCACAAG gtgTGGCGGAAGTGCCGGATGCGCATCTTCACTGTAGCCCAGGTGGATGACAACAGCATCCAGATGAAGAAGGACCTGCAGATGTTCCTGTACCACCTCAGGATCAGTgcggaggtggaggtggtggagatG GTTGAAAATGACATTTCCGCATTCACCTATGAGAAGACGCTAATGATGGAGCAGAGGTCACAGATGCTGAAACAGATGCAGTTGTCAAAGAATGAGCgggagagagag GCCCAGCTGATTCATGACAGGAACACTGCATCCCATACCACAGCAACTGCTAGAACCCAAGCCCCGCCAACTCCTGACAAAGTGCAGATGACGTGGACGAAAGAGAAACTCATTGCAGAGAAacacaggaacaaggacaccGGCACATCAGGCTTCAAAGACCTCTTCAGCCTAAAGCC GGACCAGTCCAACGTCAGGAGGATGCATACTGCTGTGAAGCTCAACGGCGTAGTTCTCAACAAATCCCAGGATGCCCAACTGGTCCTGCTGAATATGCCAGGCCCCCCAAAAAGTCGGCAGGGGGACGAGAACT ACATGGAGTTCCTTGAGGTCCTGACAGAAGGGCTGAACAGGGTCCTCCTGGTCAGGGGTGGTGGCCGGGAAGTCATCACCATCTACTCCTAA